A region of Paramormyrops kingsleyae isolate MSU_618 chromosome 17, PKINGS_0.4, whole genome shotgun sequence DNA encodes the following proteins:
- the LOC111833892 gene encoding unconventional myosin-Ic isoform X1: protein MMELRIQLVPTGEIILPPGKNGENYCPNCSKVVGMMESALTARDRVGVQDFVLLENHTSEAAFMENLRKRFKENLIYTYIGSVLVSVNPYKDLEIYTKQHMERYRGVNFYEVSPHIYAVSDNAYRSMRTERRDQCILISGESGAGKTEASKKILQYYAVTCPASDQVQTVKDRLLQSNPVLEAFGNAKTLRNDNSSRFGKYMDIQFDFRGAPVGGHILNYLLEKSRVVHQSHGERNFHIFYQLIEGGDEDLLRRLGLERNTQQYQYLVKGNCSKVSSINDRSEWKVVSKALTVIGFSEEEVEELLNIIASVLHLGNLQFGTEDSGYAYITTDTQIKYLARLVDVEGAALKEALTHKKIIAKGEELMSPLNLEQAASARDALAKAIYGRTFSWLVNKINHSLAFKDEQFPSSKNTSVIGLLDIYGFEVFQQNSFEQFCINYCNEKLQQLFIELTLKSEQDEYESEGITWEPVQYFNNKIICDLVEEKFKGIISILDEECLRPGDASDITFLEKLESTLGGHAHFVTHKLADGKTRKVMGREEFRLLHYAGEVNYNVNGFLDKNNDLLFRNLKEVTCQSENKILSQCFDKEELSDKKRPETTATQFKTSLAKLMEILMSKEPSYVRCIKPNDAKRAGHFDEVLIRHQVKYLGLMENLRVRRAGFAYRRRYEVFLQRYKSLCPGTWPNWQGRLPDGVSTLVKYLGYKPEEYKLGRTKIFIRFPKTLFATEDALEVRKHSLATKLQACWKSYSQRSKYLKMRHAAIVVQAWWRGILARRVAKRRREAANTIRRFIKGFIFRKHPRCPENEYFLDYVRYSFLMTLKRNLPKTVLDKSWPTPPPALTEASDQLRKLCMQNMVWKYCKRISPEWKHQMEQKMVASEIFKDKKDNYPQSVAKLFVGTRLNGEEINPKVFQALGNEKMKYGVPVTKYDRKGYRARPRQLLLTGTYAVLVEDAKVKQHIDYSTLQGISVSSLSDGLFVLHLPCEDNKQKGDVVLQSDHIIETLTKVAICAEKINNININQGSIKFAFGRGKEGIIDFTPGSELLITKAKNGHLSVTAPRLNSR, encoded by the exons ATGATGGAGCTTAGGATCCAGTTGGTCCCCACAGGGGAGATTATTCTGCCCCCAGGAAAGAATGGGGAAAACTACTGCCCCAACTGCAGCAAG GTGGTGGGCATGATGGAGAGTGCCCTGACAGCTCGGGACAGGGTGGGGGTGCAGGACTTTGTGCTCCTGGAGAACCACACCAGTGAGGCAGCCTTCATGGAGAACCTGCGTAAGAGGTTCAAAGAGAACCTCATCTAT ACGTACATCGGGTCGGTTCTGGTCTCCGTCAATCCCTACAAGGACCTGGAGATCTACACCAAGCAGCACATGGAGCGCTACCGCGGAGTCAACTTCTACGAGGTCTCCCCGCACAT CTATGCCGTGTCTGACAACGCGTACCGCTCCATGCGGACCGAGCGACGGGACCAGTGCATCCTGATCTCGGGCGAGAGTGGGGCCGGCAAGACCGAGGCGTCCAAGAAGATCCTGCAGTACTACGCCGTGACCTGCCCCGCTAGCGATCAAGTGCAGACCGTCAAGGACCGGCTGCTGCAGTCCAACCCCGTGCTGGAG GCTTTTGGAAACGCCAAAACCTTGCGCAATGACAACTCCAGTCGCTTCGGCAAATACATGGACATCCAGTTTGACTTCAGG GGTGCGCCAGTGGGAGGCCACATCCTGAACTACCTGCTGGAGAAATCCCGTGTGGTACACCAGAGCCACGGCGAGAGGAACTTCCACATTTTCTACCAGCTGATCGAGGGAGGAGATGAAGACCTGCTGAGGAGACTGGGCCTGGAGCGCAACACACAGCAGTACCAGTACTTGGTCAAG GGAAACTGTTCGAAGGTGAGCTCAATCAACGACCGCAGTGAGTGGAAGGTGGTGAGCAAGGCCCTGACGGTCATCGGCTTCAgcgaggaggaggtggag GAGCTGCTCAACATTATCGCTAGCGTTCTGCACCTGGGAAACCTCCAGTTTGGCACGGAGGACAGCGGATATGCGTACATCACCACGGATACCCAGATCAAATACCTGGCCCGG TTGGTAGATGTGGAGGGGGCGGCCCTGAAGGAGGCTCTGACACACAAGAAGATCATCGCCAAGGGAGAGGAG CTGATGAGCCCCTTGAACCTGGAGCAGGCAGCGTCGGCCCGGGACGCCCTGGCTAAGGCCATCTATGGCCGCACCTTCTCCTGGCTGGTCAACAAGATCAACCACTCGCTGGCTTTCAAG GATGAGCAGTTTCCCAGCAGTAAGAATACTTCAGTCATTGGTTTGTTGGACATCTATGGGTTTGAAGTCTTCCAGCAGAACAG TTTCGAGCAGTTCTGCATCAACTACTGCAACGAGAAGCTGCAGCAGCTGTTCATCGAGCTGACGCTCAAATCTGAGCAGGACGAGTACGAGTCGGAGGGCATCACG tggGAACCGGTCCAGTACTTCAACAACAAGATCATCTGTGATTTGGTCGAAGAGAAGTTTAAAGGCATTATCTCCATTCTG GATGAAGAGTGTCTCCGACCTGGAGATGCCAGTGACATCACCTTTCTGGAGAAGCTGGAGAGCACATTGGGTGGCCACGCCCACTTTGTCAC CCACAAGCTGGCAGATGGGAAAACACGCAAGGTGATGGGCAGAGAGGAATTCCGGCTGTTACATTACGCTGGGGAGGTCAACTACAATGTCAATG GCTTCCTGGACAAGAACAACGATCTCCTTTTCAGGAACCTGAAGGAG GTCACGTGCCAGTCGGAAAACAAGATCCTGAGCCAGTGCTTTGACAAGGAGGAACTCTCAGACAAGAAGCGGCCGGAGACG ACGGCGACTCAGTTTAAGACCAGCCTGGCAAAGCTTATGGAGATCCTGATGTCCAAGGAACCTTCCTATGTCCGCTGCATCAAACCTAATGACGCCAAGCGAGCAG GCCACTTTGACGAGGTTCTGATCCGACACCAGGTGAAGTACCTGGGCCTGATGGAGAACCTGCGTGTCAGGCGGGCCGGCTTTGCCTACAGACGCCGCTATGAGGTTTTCCTGCAGAG GTACAAGTCTCTGTGTCCAGGCACCTGGCCCAACTGGCAAGGCCGCCTTCCCGACGGCGTTTCCACGCTGGTGAAATACCTGGGCTACAAGCCAGAGGAGTACAAGCTGGGCAG GACCAAAATCTTCATCCGCTTCCCCAAGACGCTATTTGCCACCGAGGACGCCTTGGAAGTGAGGAAGCACAGCCTGG ccaccaaACTGCAGGCCTGCTGGAAAAGCTACAGCCAGAGGTCCAAGTACCTTAAGATGAGGCACGCAG CTATCGTGGTCCAGGCTTGGTGGAGAGGTATCCTGGCCCGTAGGGTGGCCAAGCGCAGAAGAGAAGCTGCCAATACTATCCGCAG GTTCATCAAGGGCTTTATCTTCCGCAAGCATCCGCGCTGCCCTGAGAATGAGTACTTCCTGGACTATGTCCGCTACTCCTTCCTCATGACCCTGAAGAGAAACCTGCCTAAAACTGTCCTGGATAAGAGCTGGCCCACGCCCCCGCCTGCTCTGACCGAG GCTTCAGATCAGCTGCGGAAGCTGTGCATGCAGAACATGGTGTGGAAGTACTGCAAGCGGATCAGCCCCGAGTGGAAGCACCAG ATGGAGCAAAAGATGGTGGCGAGTGAGATTTTCAAAGATAAGAAGGACAACTATCCCCAGAGCGTGGCCAAGCTCTTTGTGGGGACACGGCTGA ATGGGGAAGAGATCAACCCAAAGGTGTTCCAGGCTCTAGGCAATGAGAAGATGAAG TACGGTGTCCCTGTCACCAAATATGACAGGAAGGGGTACCGGGCTCGACCCCGCCAGCTCCTGTTGACTGGCACCTATGCCGTACTCGTGGAAGATGCCAAGGTCAAACAGCATATCGACTACTCCACACTCCAGG GCATATCGGTCAGCTCCCTGAGTGATGGACTCTTTGTCCTGCACCTACCATGCGAGGACAATAAGCAGAAG GGTGACGTCGTGCTGCAGAGTGACCACATCATCGAGACCCTGACCAAGGTGGCCATCTGTGCAGAAAAGATCAACAACATCAACATAAACCAGGGCAG TATAAAGTTTGCATTTGGTCGTGGTAAGGAGGGAATCATCGACTTCACTCCAGGCTCTGAGCTGCTCATCACTAAAGCCAAGAATGGACATCTGTCTGTG ACGGCCCCCCGACTCAACTCAAGATGA
- the LOC111833892 gene encoding unconventional myosin-Ic isoform X2 produces MVREQLFRKTAGLVVGMMESALTARDRVGVQDFVLLENHTSEAAFMENLRKRFKENLIYTYIGSVLVSVNPYKDLEIYTKQHMERYRGVNFYEVSPHIYAVSDNAYRSMRTERRDQCILISGESGAGKTEASKKILQYYAVTCPASDQVQTVKDRLLQSNPVLEAFGNAKTLRNDNSSRFGKYMDIQFDFRGAPVGGHILNYLLEKSRVVHQSHGERNFHIFYQLIEGGDEDLLRRLGLERNTQQYQYLVKGNCSKVSSINDRSEWKVVSKALTVIGFSEEEVEELLNIIASVLHLGNLQFGTEDSGYAYITTDTQIKYLARLVDVEGAALKEALTHKKIIAKGEELMSPLNLEQAASARDALAKAIYGRTFSWLVNKINHSLAFKDEQFPSSKNTSVIGLLDIYGFEVFQQNSFEQFCINYCNEKLQQLFIELTLKSEQDEYESEGITWEPVQYFNNKIICDLVEEKFKGIISILDEECLRPGDASDITFLEKLESTLGGHAHFVTHKLADGKTRKVMGREEFRLLHYAGEVNYNVNGFLDKNNDLLFRNLKEVTCQSENKILSQCFDKEELSDKKRPETTATQFKTSLAKLMEILMSKEPSYVRCIKPNDAKRAGHFDEVLIRHQVKYLGLMENLRVRRAGFAYRRRYEVFLQRYKSLCPGTWPNWQGRLPDGVSTLVKYLGYKPEEYKLGRTKIFIRFPKTLFATEDALEVRKHSLATKLQACWKSYSQRSKYLKMRHAAIVVQAWWRGILARRVAKRRREAANTIRRFIKGFIFRKHPRCPENEYFLDYVRYSFLMTLKRNLPKTVLDKSWPTPPPALTEASDQLRKLCMQNMVWKYCKRISPEWKHQMEQKMVASEIFKDKKDNYPQSVAKLFVGTRLNGEEINPKVFQALGNEKMKYGVPVTKYDRKGYRARPRQLLLTGTYAVLVEDAKVKQHIDYSTLQGISVSSLSDGLFVLHLPCEDNKQKGDVVLQSDHIIETLTKVAICAEKINNININQGSIKFAFGRGKEGIIDFTPGSELLITKAKNGHLSVTAPRLNSR; encoded by the exons ATGGTGAGAGAGCAGCTTTTCCGTAAGACGGCCGGACTG GTGGTGGGCATGATGGAGAGTGCCCTGACAGCTCGGGACAGGGTGGGGGTGCAGGACTTTGTGCTCCTGGAGAACCACACCAGTGAGGCAGCCTTCATGGAGAACCTGCGTAAGAGGTTCAAAGAGAACCTCATCTAT ACGTACATCGGGTCGGTTCTGGTCTCCGTCAATCCCTACAAGGACCTGGAGATCTACACCAAGCAGCACATGGAGCGCTACCGCGGAGTCAACTTCTACGAGGTCTCCCCGCACAT CTATGCCGTGTCTGACAACGCGTACCGCTCCATGCGGACCGAGCGACGGGACCAGTGCATCCTGATCTCGGGCGAGAGTGGGGCCGGCAAGACCGAGGCGTCCAAGAAGATCCTGCAGTACTACGCCGTGACCTGCCCCGCTAGCGATCAAGTGCAGACCGTCAAGGACCGGCTGCTGCAGTCCAACCCCGTGCTGGAG GCTTTTGGAAACGCCAAAACCTTGCGCAATGACAACTCCAGTCGCTTCGGCAAATACATGGACATCCAGTTTGACTTCAGG GGTGCGCCAGTGGGAGGCCACATCCTGAACTACCTGCTGGAGAAATCCCGTGTGGTACACCAGAGCCACGGCGAGAGGAACTTCCACATTTTCTACCAGCTGATCGAGGGAGGAGATGAAGACCTGCTGAGGAGACTGGGCCTGGAGCGCAACACACAGCAGTACCAGTACTTGGTCAAG GGAAACTGTTCGAAGGTGAGCTCAATCAACGACCGCAGTGAGTGGAAGGTGGTGAGCAAGGCCCTGACGGTCATCGGCTTCAgcgaggaggaggtggag GAGCTGCTCAACATTATCGCTAGCGTTCTGCACCTGGGAAACCTCCAGTTTGGCACGGAGGACAGCGGATATGCGTACATCACCACGGATACCCAGATCAAATACCTGGCCCGG TTGGTAGATGTGGAGGGGGCGGCCCTGAAGGAGGCTCTGACACACAAGAAGATCATCGCCAAGGGAGAGGAG CTGATGAGCCCCTTGAACCTGGAGCAGGCAGCGTCGGCCCGGGACGCCCTGGCTAAGGCCATCTATGGCCGCACCTTCTCCTGGCTGGTCAACAAGATCAACCACTCGCTGGCTTTCAAG GATGAGCAGTTTCCCAGCAGTAAGAATACTTCAGTCATTGGTTTGTTGGACATCTATGGGTTTGAAGTCTTCCAGCAGAACAG TTTCGAGCAGTTCTGCATCAACTACTGCAACGAGAAGCTGCAGCAGCTGTTCATCGAGCTGACGCTCAAATCTGAGCAGGACGAGTACGAGTCGGAGGGCATCACG tggGAACCGGTCCAGTACTTCAACAACAAGATCATCTGTGATTTGGTCGAAGAGAAGTTTAAAGGCATTATCTCCATTCTG GATGAAGAGTGTCTCCGACCTGGAGATGCCAGTGACATCACCTTTCTGGAGAAGCTGGAGAGCACATTGGGTGGCCACGCCCACTTTGTCAC CCACAAGCTGGCAGATGGGAAAACACGCAAGGTGATGGGCAGAGAGGAATTCCGGCTGTTACATTACGCTGGGGAGGTCAACTACAATGTCAATG GCTTCCTGGACAAGAACAACGATCTCCTTTTCAGGAACCTGAAGGAG GTCACGTGCCAGTCGGAAAACAAGATCCTGAGCCAGTGCTTTGACAAGGAGGAACTCTCAGACAAGAAGCGGCCGGAGACG ACGGCGACTCAGTTTAAGACCAGCCTGGCAAAGCTTATGGAGATCCTGATGTCCAAGGAACCTTCCTATGTCCGCTGCATCAAACCTAATGACGCCAAGCGAGCAG GCCACTTTGACGAGGTTCTGATCCGACACCAGGTGAAGTACCTGGGCCTGATGGAGAACCTGCGTGTCAGGCGGGCCGGCTTTGCCTACAGACGCCGCTATGAGGTTTTCCTGCAGAG GTACAAGTCTCTGTGTCCAGGCACCTGGCCCAACTGGCAAGGCCGCCTTCCCGACGGCGTTTCCACGCTGGTGAAATACCTGGGCTACAAGCCAGAGGAGTACAAGCTGGGCAG GACCAAAATCTTCATCCGCTTCCCCAAGACGCTATTTGCCACCGAGGACGCCTTGGAAGTGAGGAAGCACAGCCTGG ccaccaaACTGCAGGCCTGCTGGAAAAGCTACAGCCAGAGGTCCAAGTACCTTAAGATGAGGCACGCAG CTATCGTGGTCCAGGCTTGGTGGAGAGGTATCCTGGCCCGTAGGGTGGCCAAGCGCAGAAGAGAAGCTGCCAATACTATCCGCAG GTTCATCAAGGGCTTTATCTTCCGCAAGCATCCGCGCTGCCCTGAGAATGAGTACTTCCTGGACTATGTCCGCTACTCCTTCCTCATGACCCTGAAGAGAAACCTGCCTAAAACTGTCCTGGATAAGAGCTGGCCCACGCCCCCGCCTGCTCTGACCGAG GCTTCAGATCAGCTGCGGAAGCTGTGCATGCAGAACATGGTGTGGAAGTACTGCAAGCGGATCAGCCCCGAGTGGAAGCACCAG ATGGAGCAAAAGATGGTGGCGAGTGAGATTTTCAAAGATAAGAAGGACAACTATCCCCAGAGCGTGGCCAAGCTCTTTGTGGGGACACGGCTGA ATGGGGAAGAGATCAACCCAAAGGTGTTCCAGGCTCTAGGCAATGAGAAGATGAAG TACGGTGTCCCTGTCACCAAATATGACAGGAAGGGGTACCGGGCTCGACCCCGCCAGCTCCTGTTGACTGGCACCTATGCCGTACTCGTGGAAGATGCCAAGGTCAAACAGCATATCGACTACTCCACACTCCAGG GCATATCGGTCAGCTCCCTGAGTGATGGACTCTTTGTCCTGCACCTACCATGCGAGGACAATAAGCAGAAG GGTGACGTCGTGCTGCAGAGTGACCACATCATCGAGACCCTGACCAAGGTGGCCATCTGTGCAGAAAAGATCAACAACATCAACATAAACCAGGGCAG TATAAAGTTTGCATTTGGTCGTGGTAAGGAGGGAATCATCGACTTCACTCCAGGCTCTGAGCTGCTCATCACTAAAGCCAAGAATGGACATCTGTCTGTG ACGGCCCCCCGACTCAACTCAAGATGA
- the LOC111833892 gene encoding unconventional myosin-Ic isoform X3 has product MVVGMMESALTARDRVGVQDFVLLENHTSEAAFMENLRKRFKENLIYTYIGSVLVSVNPYKDLEIYTKQHMERYRGVNFYEVSPHIYAVSDNAYRSMRTERRDQCILISGESGAGKTEASKKILQYYAVTCPASDQVQTVKDRLLQSNPVLEAFGNAKTLRNDNSSRFGKYMDIQFDFRGAPVGGHILNYLLEKSRVVHQSHGERNFHIFYQLIEGGDEDLLRRLGLERNTQQYQYLVKGNCSKVSSINDRSEWKVVSKALTVIGFSEEEVEELLNIIASVLHLGNLQFGTEDSGYAYITTDTQIKYLARLVDVEGAALKEALTHKKIIAKGEELMSPLNLEQAASARDALAKAIYGRTFSWLVNKINHSLAFKDEQFPSSKNTSVIGLLDIYGFEVFQQNSFEQFCINYCNEKLQQLFIELTLKSEQDEYESEGITWEPVQYFNNKIICDLVEEKFKGIISILDEECLRPGDASDITFLEKLESTLGGHAHFVTHKLADGKTRKVMGREEFRLLHYAGEVNYNVNGFLDKNNDLLFRNLKEVTCQSENKILSQCFDKEELSDKKRPETTATQFKTSLAKLMEILMSKEPSYVRCIKPNDAKRAGHFDEVLIRHQVKYLGLMENLRVRRAGFAYRRRYEVFLQRYKSLCPGTWPNWQGRLPDGVSTLVKYLGYKPEEYKLGRTKIFIRFPKTLFATEDALEVRKHSLATKLQACWKSYSQRSKYLKMRHAAIVVQAWWRGILARRVAKRRREAANTIRRFIKGFIFRKHPRCPENEYFLDYVRYSFLMTLKRNLPKTVLDKSWPTPPPALTEASDQLRKLCMQNMVWKYCKRISPEWKHQMEQKMVASEIFKDKKDNYPQSVAKLFVGTRLNGEEINPKVFQALGNEKMKYGVPVTKYDRKGYRARPRQLLLTGTYAVLVEDAKVKQHIDYSTLQGISVSSLSDGLFVLHLPCEDNKQKGDVVLQSDHIIETLTKVAICAEKINNININQGSIKFAFGRGKEGIIDFTPGSELLITKAKNGHLSVTAPRLNSR; this is encoded by the exons ATG GTGGTGGGCATGATGGAGAGTGCCCTGACAGCTCGGGACAGGGTGGGGGTGCAGGACTTTGTGCTCCTGGAGAACCACACCAGTGAGGCAGCCTTCATGGAGAACCTGCGTAAGAGGTTCAAAGAGAACCTCATCTAT ACGTACATCGGGTCGGTTCTGGTCTCCGTCAATCCCTACAAGGACCTGGAGATCTACACCAAGCAGCACATGGAGCGCTACCGCGGAGTCAACTTCTACGAGGTCTCCCCGCACAT CTATGCCGTGTCTGACAACGCGTACCGCTCCATGCGGACCGAGCGACGGGACCAGTGCATCCTGATCTCGGGCGAGAGTGGGGCCGGCAAGACCGAGGCGTCCAAGAAGATCCTGCAGTACTACGCCGTGACCTGCCCCGCTAGCGATCAAGTGCAGACCGTCAAGGACCGGCTGCTGCAGTCCAACCCCGTGCTGGAG GCTTTTGGAAACGCCAAAACCTTGCGCAATGACAACTCCAGTCGCTTCGGCAAATACATGGACATCCAGTTTGACTTCAGG GGTGCGCCAGTGGGAGGCCACATCCTGAACTACCTGCTGGAGAAATCCCGTGTGGTACACCAGAGCCACGGCGAGAGGAACTTCCACATTTTCTACCAGCTGATCGAGGGAGGAGATGAAGACCTGCTGAGGAGACTGGGCCTGGAGCGCAACACACAGCAGTACCAGTACTTGGTCAAG GGAAACTGTTCGAAGGTGAGCTCAATCAACGACCGCAGTGAGTGGAAGGTGGTGAGCAAGGCCCTGACGGTCATCGGCTTCAgcgaggaggaggtggag GAGCTGCTCAACATTATCGCTAGCGTTCTGCACCTGGGAAACCTCCAGTTTGGCACGGAGGACAGCGGATATGCGTACATCACCACGGATACCCAGATCAAATACCTGGCCCGG TTGGTAGATGTGGAGGGGGCGGCCCTGAAGGAGGCTCTGACACACAAGAAGATCATCGCCAAGGGAGAGGAG CTGATGAGCCCCTTGAACCTGGAGCAGGCAGCGTCGGCCCGGGACGCCCTGGCTAAGGCCATCTATGGCCGCACCTTCTCCTGGCTGGTCAACAAGATCAACCACTCGCTGGCTTTCAAG GATGAGCAGTTTCCCAGCAGTAAGAATACTTCAGTCATTGGTTTGTTGGACATCTATGGGTTTGAAGTCTTCCAGCAGAACAG TTTCGAGCAGTTCTGCATCAACTACTGCAACGAGAAGCTGCAGCAGCTGTTCATCGAGCTGACGCTCAAATCTGAGCAGGACGAGTACGAGTCGGAGGGCATCACG tggGAACCGGTCCAGTACTTCAACAACAAGATCATCTGTGATTTGGTCGAAGAGAAGTTTAAAGGCATTATCTCCATTCTG GATGAAGAGTGTCTCCGACCTGGAGATGCCAGTGACATCACCTTTCTGGAGAAGCTGGAGAGCACATTGGGTGGCCACGCCCACTTTGTCAC CCACAAGCTGGCAGATGGGAAAACACGCAAGGTGATGGGCAGAGAGGAATTCCGGCTGTTACATTACGCTGGGGAGGTCAACTACAATGTCAATG GCTTCCTGGACAAGAACAACGATCTCCTTTTCAGGAACCTGAAGGAG GTCACGTGCCAGTCGGAAAACAAGATCCTGAGCCAGTGCTTTGACAAGGAGGAACTCTCAGACAAGAAGCGGCCGGAGACG ACGGCGACTCAGTTTAAGACCAGCCTGGCAAAGCTTATGGAGATCCTGATGTCCAAGGAACCTTCCTATGTCCGCTGCATCAAACCTAATGACGCCAAGCGAGCAG GCCACTTTGACGAGGTTCTGATCCGACACCAGGTGAAGTACCTGGGCCTGATGGAGAACCTGCGTGTCAGGCGGGCCGGCTTTGCCTACAGACGCCGCTATGAGGTTTTCCTGCAGAG GTACAAGTCTCTGTGTCCAGGCACCTGGCCCAACTGGCAAGGCCGCCTTCCCGACGGCGTTTCCACGCTGGTGAAATACCTGGGCTACAAGCCAGAGGAGTACAAGCTGGGCAG GACCAAAATCTTCATCCGCTTCCCCAAGACGCTATTTGCCACCGAGGACGCCTTGGAAGTGAGGAAGCACAGCCTGG ccaccaaACTGCAGGCCTGCTGGAAAAGCTACAGCCAGAGGTCCAAGTACCTTAAGATGAGGCACGCAG CTATCGTGGTCCAGGCTTGGTGGAGAGGTATCCTGGCCCGTAGGGTGGCCAAGCGCAGAAGAGAAGCTGCCAATACTATCCGCAG GTTCATCAAGGGCTTTATCTTCCGCAAGCATCCGCGCTGCCCTGAGAATGAGTACTTCCTGGACTATGTCCGCTACTCCTTCCTCATGACCCTGAAGAGAAACCTGCCTAAAACTGTCCTGGATAAGAGCTGGCCCACGCCCCCGCCTGCTCTGACCGAG GCTTCAGATCAGCTGCGGAAGCTGTGCATGCAGAACATGGTGTGGAAGTACTGCAAGCGGATCAGCCCCGAGTGGAAGCACCAG ATGGAGCAAAAGATGGTGGCGAGTGAGATTTTCAAAGATAAGAAGGACAACTATCCCCAGAGCGTGGCCAAGCTCTTTGTGGGGACACGGCTGA ATGGGGAAGAGATCAACCCAAAGGTGTTCCAGGCTCTAGGCAATGAGAAGATGAAG TACGGTGTCCCTGTCACCAAATATGACAGGAAGGGGTACCGGGCTCGACCCCGCCAGCTCCTGTTGACTGGCACCTATGCCGTACTCGTGGAAGATGCCAAGGTCAAACAGCATATCGACTACTCCACACTCCAGG GCATATCGGTCAGCTCCCTGAGTGATGGACTCTTTGTCCTGCACCTACCATGCGAGGACAATAAGCAGAAG GGTGACGTCGTGCTGCAGAGTGACCACATCATCGAGACCCTGACCAAGGTGGCCATCTGTGCAGAAAAGATCAACAACATCAACATAAACCAGGGCAG TATAAAGTTTGCATTTGGTCGTGGTAAGGAGGGAATCATCGACTTCACTCCAGGCTCTGAGCTGCTCATCACTAAAGCCAAGAATGGACATCTGTCTGTG ACGGCCCCCCGACTCAACTCAAGATGA